The following coding sequences lie in one Flavobacterium sediminis genomic window:
- a CDS encoding LexA family protein produces the protein MISEGIKAGFPSPASDFEEQRISLDQYLVKNSETTFYARASGNSMINAGIEDGDLLIIDRSLEASDNVIAICYIDGEFTVKRIKKDKDKVILLPENEAYAPIEVSKESELLIWGVVTYVIKKL, from the coding sequence ATGATTAGTGAAGGAATCAAAGCCGGATTTCCTTCACCTGCTTCTGATTTTGAAGAGCAACGCATCAGTCTGGATCAATACCTGGTAAAAAACAGTGAAACTACTTTCTATGCCCGGGCAAGCGGTAATTCTATGATCAATGCCGGAATAGAAGACGGAGACCTGTTGATCATTGACCGAAGTTTGGAAGCCAGTGATAATGTTATTGCTATTTGTTACATTGATGGCGAATTCACTGTAAAACGCATTAAAAAAGACAAAGACAAAGTAATTCTTCTACCAGAAAATGAAGCCTATGCTCCCATTGAAGTTTCGAAAGAGAGTGAACTGCTTATTTGGGGAGTTGTAACCTATGTGATCAAGAAACTTTAA
- a CDS encoding DUF456 domain-containing protein → MEYFLLIVGFCCMLIGIAGSLLPALPGPPISWIGLLLLYLSPKIENNYWILGITLAIAVLIVILDYVIPAQGTKRFGGSKYGIWGTNIGLILGLILPIPFGFIIGPFVGALAGELLFDKQNVNRAFKAATGSFLGFLAGTFMKFVVSIAYFGLFIALFWNNRSVWF, encoded by the coding sequence ATGGAATACTTTCTCCTAATCGTCGGATTTTGTTGTATGTTAATAGGAATTGCCGGTAGTTTATTACCTGCTTTACCCGGACCACCTATCAGTTGGATCGGGCTTTTATTACTTTATCTGAGCCCGAAAATAGAAAATAATTACTGGATATTAGGTATTACACTTGCCATTGCTGTACTTATTGTTATCTTAGATTATGTGATTCCGGCACAAGGAACGAAACGCTTCGGAGGAAGTAAATACGGGATTTGGGGAACCAACATCGGATTGATCTTAGGGTTGATTTTACCTATTCCTTTCGGTTTCATTATAGGTCCGTTCGTTGGAGCATTAGCCGGTGAACTTTTATTTGACAAACAAAATGTCAACAGAGCTTTTAAGGCCGCTACCGGTTCTTTTTTAGGCTTTCTGGCAGGAACTTTCATGAAATTTGTAGTAAGCATCGCTTATTTCGGATTATTCATCGCTTTATTTTGGAACAACAGATCCGTTTGGTTTTAA
- a CDS encoding Y-family DNA polymerase has translation MFALVDCNNFYASCERIFQPQYQNQPIVVLSNNDGCIISRSEEAKRLGIPMAAPEFKFKKLLAEHNVKVFSSNYPLYGDMSSRVMNLLHHFTPDVEIYSIDEAFLNFKTVKIDHYYSYGQDIKNYIKKCLSLPVCVGIAPTKTLAKAANRIAKKFPERTNGVHVIDSEEKRLKTLKWLAIEDVWGIGFRLSKKFRAKNIKTAYDFTLPEHENTIKTLMGITGLRLKMELEGTPAIESNDSNEKKSIAITRSFEHSISDLKELKERITTFTSVCAEKLRKQNTLCNGIILYLRKDSYDPKNTRYNYTSFYTLPFASNSTLTINTIALKMLNDLYEEGSVYKKAGVIVTQIVKSEEVQLSIFENENPKHQHLMHAIDTCNKKWGRKIRLGSQDLKRTWKMKQNHLSNQYTTKINEILTVKC, from the coding sequence ATGTTTGCCTTAGTCGATTGTAATAATTTTTACGCTTCCTGTGAAAGGATATTCCAACCGCAATACCAAAACCAACCGATTGTGGTATTGAGCAACAATGATGGTTGTATCATTTCGAGAAGTGAAGAAGCAAAACGATTAGGAATTCCTATGGCTGCACCCGAATTCAAATTCAAAAAACTTTTGGCAGAGCACAACGTTAAGGTTTTCTCTTCAAATTACCCGCTTTACGGAGATATGAGCAGCCGGGTTATGAATTTATTGCATCACTTTACGCCCGACGTAGAGATTTATAGTATTGACGAAGCCTTTTTAAATTTTAAAACCGTAAAAATTGACCATTACTATAGCTATGGTCAGGATATAAAAAACTATATCAAGAAATGCCTCAGTCTTCCTGTTTGTGTTGGTATTGCGCCTACCAAAACCTTAGCCAAAGCCGCAAACCGAATCGCTAAAAAATTTCCGGAAAGAACTAACGGTGTCCACGTAATAGATTCAGAAGAAAAACGCCTAAAAACACTAAAATGGTTGGCAATTGAAGATGTTTGGGGAATCGGTTTTCGGTTGAGCAAAAAATTTAGAGCCAAAAATATTAAAACAGCTTATGATTTTACGTTACCCGAACATGAAAACACCATCAAAACATTAATGGGAATAACCGGACTTCGTTTGAAAATGGAACTGGAAGGCACACCCGCTATCGAATCAAACGACTCCAATGAAAAAAAGTCAATTGCCATAACCCGAAGTTTTGAACATAGCATCAGTGATCTTAAGGAGCTAAAGGAACGCATCACAACTTTTACTTCTGTTTGTGCCGAAAAACTTCGCAAGCAAAACACCTTGTGTAACGGTATTATTCTATACCTGAGAAAAGACAGCTATGACCCAAAAAACACTAGGTATAACTATACTTCATTCTATACATTACCTTTTGCGTCAAATTCGACCTTAACAATTAATACTATTGCTTTAAAAATGCTGAATGACCTTTATGAGGAAGGTTCCGTTTATAAAAAAGCGGGAGTTATTGTAACTCAAATCGTCAAAAGCGAAGAGGTTCAACTTTCCATTTTTGAAAACGAAAACCCTAAGCATCAACATCTGATGCATGCTATTGATACATGCAATAAAAAATGGGGGCGTAAAATACGACTAGGTTCACAGGACCTGAAACGGACCTGGAAGATGAAACAAAATCACTTGTCCAATCAATACACCACTAAAATAAACGAGATCCTTACTGTAAAATGTTAA
- a CDS encoding glycosyltransferase yields the protein MILLFIVLGIYVVSISVLILGFTKMKPIHFHNAIPQTRFSIVVPFRNEAQNLPLLLASLEALDYPKDQFEVLLVDDASDDNFILPPTTIDLKIIPSKRKTLSPKKDAINTAITSAKYEWIITTDADCVVHFNWLKVYDNYIQQTDRKMIAAGVCYIPKKGFLHAFQNLDLLSLQGATIGSFGVFGPFMCNGANFAYKKDFFFDLNGFEGNENIASGDDVFLLQKAVKKDKKKVGFCMHENSIVATQSLDSWKALFYQRVRWAAKSPGYSSKFGKFLALVVFLTHLALLSALILWLSGFMDQNYFMLFFGVKFLVDLVLLILSARHFHSGLNGLLLTSLLHPFFNFAVAVYSLLGSYQWKGRVFQK from the coding sequence ATGATACTTTTATTTATTGTTTTAGGCATTTATGTAGTAAGCATAAGTGTCTTGATTTTAGGATTCACTAAGATGAAGCCTATTCACTTTCACAATGCCATTCCTCAAACCCGTTTCAGCATTGTAGTTCCTTTCCGTAATGAGGCTCAAAATTTACCTTTGCTCTTAGCCTCTCTCGAAGCGTTAGATTATCCTAAAGATCAGTTTGAAGTTCTTTTAGTTGACGATGCTTCTGATGATAATTTTATACTTCCGCCAACAACTATTGACCTGAAGATCATTCCGAGTAAACGCAAAACACTTTCACCTAAGAAAGATGCTATTAATACAGCTATTACATCTGCTAAATACGAATGGATCATTACTACGGATGCTGATTGTGTTGTTCATTTTAACTGGTTGAAGGTTTATGACAATTACATTCAGCAAACCGATAGAAAAATGATTGCTGCCGGAGTTTGTTATATTCCTAAAAAGGGCTTTTTACATGCTTTTCAGAATTTAGATCTGCTAAGTTTGCAAGGAGCTACTATCGGTAGTTTCGGTGTATTTGGTCCGTTTATGTGTAATGGTGCCAATTTTGCCTACAAAAAAGATTTTTTCTTTGACCTGAACGGTTTTGAAGGCAATGAAAATATCGCTAGCGGCGATGATGTGTTTTTATTACAAAAAGCGGTAAAAAAAGACAAAAAGAAAGTGGGTTTCTGTATGCACGAAAACAGCATTGTTGCTACCCAAAGTTTAGACTCGTGGAAAGCTTTGTTTTATCAGAGAGTCCGATGGGCCGCTAAGAGTCCGGGCTATTCGTCAAAATTCGGGAAATTTTTAGCTTTAGTAGTCTTCCTGACTCATTTAGCCTTACTTTCTGCTTTAATTTTATGGCTTTCCGGTTTTATGGATCAGAATTATTTTATGCTGTTTTTTGGCGTGAAATTTTTAGTCGATCTGGTACTGTTAATACTTTCCGCCCGACATTTTCATTCCGGATTAAACGGACTGTTACTGACTTCTCTGTTGCATCCGTTCTTTAATTTTGCCGTTGCTGTTTACAGTTTGTTAGGATCCTACCAATGGAAAGGAAGAGTATTCCAAAAATAA
- a CDS encoding DUF6624 domain-containing protein, with the protein MKKYLKTIILLWISHSCFGQTAISEGDSLRQKGELDQAIIAYKTIYKKDQNNRKNVYNLACAYALTFQRDSAYHYLNIALQNDSSLWALADTDLYALTQDPRWLNIETQQMEKFQKVNGKLKQPEYTKKLLHIIMKDQVLDYYIEQAKKFYSEQGYIPQWYYPLAYMKQKTAQDNYTDMEELIKTYGWPKYSNVGQLAADAPLLVINHHESDSIRKKYLPVIKKACLDGEGSCVEYAKIQDRILVNDNQPQIYGMQFRYNAERSLEPFPILEPEYVDQRRKKISLEPLKVYLKRKINYDWEIVQRK; encoded by the coding sequence ATGAAAAAGTATCTAAAAACAATAATCCTGCTATGGATCAGCCATAGCTGTTTTGGACAAACTGCAATTTCTGAAGGCGATAGTTTACGACAAAAAGGAGAATTAGACCAAGCAATCATAGCTTATAAGACAATTTACAAAAAAGATCAAAACAATCGGAAAAACGTTTATAATCTGGCATGTGCCTATGCTTTAACTTTTCAAAGAGACAGTGCTTATCATTACTTAAACATTGCTTTACAAAATGATTCTTCTTTATGGGCATTGGCAGATACCGACTTGTACGCTCTAACACAAGATCCCCGTTGGCTTAATATCGAAACGCAACAGATGGAAAAATTCCAAAAAGTAAATGGCAAACTTAAACAGCCGGAATACACAAAAAAATTGCTCCACATTATCATGAAAGATCAGGTACTGGACTATTACATTGAACAAGCCAAAAAATTTTATTCAGAACAAGGCTATATTCCGCAATGGTATTATCCGTTAGCTTATATGAAGCAAAAAACAGCTCAGGACAACTACACGGACATGGAAGAACTAATTAAAACGTATGGATGGCCTAAATATTCTAATGTAGGTCAATTGGCAGCTGATGCTCCTCTTCTTGTCATTAATCATCATGAAAGTGATAGCATACGAAAAAAATACTTGCCTGTAATAAAAAAAGCCTGCTTAGACGGAGAAGGAAGTTGTGTAGAATATGCCAAAATACAGGATCGGATATTGGTTAATGACAACCAACCTCAAATTTACGGAATGCAATTTCGTTATAATGCAGAACGAAGCCTTGAACCCTTTCCTATTCTTGAACCTGAGTATGTGGACCAACGCCGGAAGAAAATCAGTTTAGAGCCTCTAAAAGTGTATTTAAAAAGGAAGATCAACTATGATTGGGAAATTGTACAAAGAAAATAA